From Meles meles chromosome 5, mMelMel3.1 paternal haplotype, whole genome shotgun sequence, one genomic window encodes:
- the DEF6 gene encoding differentially expressed in FDCP 6 homolog has product MALRKELLKSIWYAFTALDVEKSGKVSKSQLKVLSHNLYTVLHIPHDPVALEEHFRDDDDGPVSSQGYMPYLNKYILDKVEEGAFVKEHFDELCWTLTAKKNYRVDSNGNSMLSNEDAFRLWCLFNFLSEDKYPLIMVPDEVEYLLKKVLSSMSLEVGLGELEELLAQEAQAAQTTGGLSVWQFLELFNSGRCLRGVGRDTLSMAIHEVYQELIQDVLKQGYLWKRGHLRRNWAERWFQLQPSSLCYFGSEECKEKRGTIPLDAQCCVEVLPDREGKRCMFCVKTATRTYEMSASDTRQRQEWTAAIQTAIRLQAEGKTSLHKDLKQKRREQREQRERRRAAKEEELLRLQQLQEEKERKLQELELLQEAQRQAERLLQEEEERRRSQHRELQQALEGQLREAEQARASMQAEMELKKEEAARQRQRIQELEEMQQRLEEALHLEVKARRDEEAVRLAQTRLLEEEEEKLKQLLQLKEEQERYIERAQQEKQELQQEMALQSRSLQQAQQQLEEVRQNRQRADEDVEAAQRKLRQASTNVKHWNVQMNRLMHPIEPGDKRPTTSSSFTGFQPHLLARRDSSLKRLTRWGSQGTRTPSPSSGERQKSLNGGDEAPISASTPQEDKLDPAPEN; this is encoded by the exons GTGCTGTCCCACAACCTGTACACGGTCCTTCATATCCCGCACGACCCCGTGGCTCTGGAGGAGCACTTCCGGGATGATGACGACGGCCCAGTGTCCAGCCAGGGATACATGCCTTACCTCAACAAGTACATCCTGGACAAG GTGGAGGAGGGGGCTTTCGTTAAGGAACACTTTGATGAGCTCTGCTGGACCCTGACGGCCAAGAAGAACTATCGGGTGGACAGCAACGGGAACAGCATGCTCTCCAATGAGGATGCCTTCCGCCTCTGGTGCCTCTTCAACTTCCTGTCCGAGGACAAGTACCCTCTGATCATGGTTCCTGATGAG GTGGAATATTTGCTGAAGAAGGTGCTCAGCAGCATGAGCTTGGAAGTGGGCTTGGGTGAGCTGGAGGAACTGCTGGCCCAGGAAGCCCAGGCCGCTCAGACTACCGGAGGGCTCAGCGTCTGGCAGTTCCTAGAGCTCTTCAACTCAGGGCGCTGTCTTCGAGGTGTGGGGCGGGATACCCTCAGCATGGCCATCCACGAAGTCTACCAGGAGCTCATCCAAGATGTCCTGAAGCAG GGTTACCTGTGGAAGCGAGGGCACCTGCGGAGGAACTGGGCAGAACGCTGGTTCCAGCTGCAGCCCAGCTCCCTCTGCTATTTCGGGAGTGAAGAGTGCAAGGAGAAGAGGGGTACCATCCCGCTGGATGCACAATGCTGCGTGGAG GTGCTGCCAGACCGAGAGGGGAAGCGTTGCATGTTCTGTGTGAAGACAGCCACCCGCACTTACGAGATGAGCGCCTCAGACACGCGCCAGCGCCAGGAATGGACAGCTG CCATCCAGACCGCGATCCGGCTACAGGCCGAGGGGAAGACGTCGTTGCACAAGGACCTGAAGCAGAAGAGGCGCGAGCAGCGGGAGCAGCGGGAGCGACGCCGGGCGGCCAAGGAGGAGGAGCTGCTGCGCCTGCAGCAGCTGCAGGAGGAGAAAGAGCGGAAGTTGCAGGAGCTGGAGCTGCTACAGGAGGCGCAGAGGCAGGCCGAGCGCCtgctgcaggaggaggaggagcgacgCCGCAGCCAGCACCGGGAGCTGCAGCAGGCGCTGGAGGGCCAACTGCGCGAGGCGGAGCAG GCCCGGGCCTCCATGCAGGCTGAAATGGAACTGAAGAAGGAGGAGGCTGCCCGGCAGCGGCAGCGGatccaggagctggaggagatgCAGCAGAGACTCGAGGAGGCCTTGCACCTGGAGGTGAAAGCTCGGCGGGACGAGGAGGCCGTGCGCCTTGCCCAGACCAG ACTgctagaggaggaggaggagaaactgaAGCAGCTGCTGCAGCTGAAGGAGGAGCAGGAGCGCTACATCGAGCGGGCGCAGCAGGAGAAGCAAGAGCTGCAGCAGGAGATGGCGCTGCAGAGCCGCTCCCTGCAGCAAGCCCAGCAGCAGCTGGAGGAGGTGCGGCAGAACCGGCAGAGGGCTGACGAGGACGTCGAG GCTGCCCAGCGGAAGTTGCGGCAGGCCAGCACCAACGTGAAACACTGGAATGTTCAGATGAACCGGCTCATGCATCCAATTGAGCCTGGAG ATAAGCGTCCCACCACCAGTAGCTCCTTCACAGGCTTCCAGCCGCATCTACTTGCCCGCCGTGACTCCTCCCTAAAGCGCTTGACCCGCTGGGGATCCCAGGGCACCCGGACCCCCTCGCCCAGCAGCGGTGAGCGGCAGAAGTCCCTCAACGGTGGGGACGAGGCGCCCATCTCAGCTTCCACCCCTCAGGAAGATAAACTGGACCCAGCACCAGAAAATTAG